From Debaryomyces hansenii CBS767 chromosome C complete sequence, a single genomic window includes:
- a CDS encoding DEHA2C13838p (highly similar to CA4296|IPF2605 Candida albicans), with amino-acid sequence MVSTISQSHFVKQTSFSVEYAPAHITKWRSERTGLQVTYIDQPSPVVNGYFAVATEISDNSGCPHTLEHLIFMGSKKFPYKGLLDNLGNRFFSSTNAWTAVDQTVYTLTTAGWEGFKTLLPIYLDHLFNPTLTDEACLTEVYHIDGSGKEKGVVFSEMQGIESQSWFISFLKMQQTLYAKDSGYSSETGGLMSELRHLTNDQIKEFHKSMYRPDNLCVVITGSVDESELLRIMEDFDNELSPLPSVPNKRPFVDSKHDFPLTETIINEVEFPDKDESMGELLIAWIGPTADETVLNVALDMVGSFFTDSAISLFNKHLVEIENPMATEIDYSTDDYIRTGLNFTVSGIPTDRLYEVDLKIKELIKTQTDPKTLDLDYLKQILNQQKLKFIFTTEKSPSTFSNIAISEFIYGKTDGSDLSKWCKDLREYEILEGWTADQWCTLIKTYFVENKSATILGRPSARLNTLQKRENKELLKSIREKYGKDGLKELTDNLEKAQEINDTPIPDSILTQFGKPDPSKISFIETNSYKSGSNNIETDYIKENSFDKLLKKDCPENFPMFFHLEDFKSQFTTINLVMSSTKADPALLRYMSILEEIFSFPIKLPSGEYIPYEEVISKINDDLIEYQLDNGFDSQFLELINVKVKFETKNYNKAIEWLLYVLKYSVIEQSRIKIIIEKIINSLPDKKRNGELMMYSSQYRTLFNDSTLRKAQDCLNTEEFYKDLLQKINDGSFHEIEQDLNNLKNQLFNLNNFKIFVVGNSSSLSTPISSWTEFANDFKDNNKYVLEPFEKMPRSFQFKSDIGVKCSEDAFIVTTPATESTHLISSTPIPTDYLDKDIFKIALASEFLTAVEGPFWRGIRGVGLAYGASIRRNIETGYLNFSIYRGADAEQAWLTGKKIIDDYSNGTLKFDTVSIENAVAAIVNELANGESNNYDSANCKISDNLFKGRGPNYGTLFLKELNMLTADDLVYTTKKYFQPLFDAKHSVLFTCLPPAKAESFQKFLVDQGYKATIEEINADIEHDCESCNSDEGESDEESEEESGEESGEESDEESDEESDDDAMVADK; translated from the coding sequence ATGGTGTCCACTATACTGCAATCCCATTTTGTTAAACAAACATCGTTCAGTGTAGAATATGCACCAGCTCATATTACTAAATGGAGATCAGAAAGAACAGGATTACAGGTAACTTATATTGATCAGCCGTCACCAGTGGTAAATGGTTATTTTGCCGTTGCTACAGAAATCTCAGACAACTCAGGGTGTCCTCATACTTTGGAACATTTGATTTTTATGGGTTCCAAGAAATTTCCATACAAAGGTTTGTTAGATAACCTTGGTAATAGGTTTTTCTCTTCTACTAATGCTTGGACAGCAGTGGACCAAACGGTGTATACTTTAACTACTGCAGGCTGGGAAGGGTTTAAAACGTTGCTTCCTATCTATTTGGACCATTTGTTTAACCCTACTTTAACAGATGAAGCCTGCTTAACCGAGGTGTACCATATTGACGGAAGCGGTAAAGAAAAAGGTGTTGTTTTCAGTGAGATGCAAGGAATTGAAAGTCAATCATGGTTTATCtcatttttaaaaatgCAACAGACCTTGTATGCTAAAGATTCGGGATACTCGTCGGAAACAGGTGGGTTGATGTCTGAGTTACGCCATCTTACGAATGATCAAATCAAGGAATTTCATAAATCGATGTATAGACCGGATAATTTATGTGTTGTTATTACCGGTTCAGTCGATGAATCAGAATTATTACGTATAATGGAGGATTTTGACAATGAATTATCCCCATTGCCATCAGTACCAAATAAGAGGCCATTTGTTGACTCAAAGCACGACTTCCCCTTAACAGAAACTATCATTAACGAAGTAGAATTTCCTGATAAAGATGAATCCATGGGAGAATTGTTAATCGCGTGGATTGGACCAACGGCAGACGAGACTGTTCTCAATGTTGCCTTAGATATGGTGGGATCATTTTTCACTGACAGTGCcatttctttattcaacaaGCACTTAGTTGAAATAGAAAATCCTATGGCTACAGAAATTGATTACAGCACAGATGATTATATCAGAACTGGGTTGAACTTTACTGTTAGCGGAATCCCTACTGATAGGTTATATGAGGTCGATCttaaaatcaaagaattaattaaaacTCAAACTGATCCAAAAACTTTAGACTTAGATTATTTGAAGCAAATCTTGAACCAACAAAAACTAAAGTTTATATTTACTACAGAAAAGTCCCCAAGCACTTTCTCGAATATTGCAATTTCGGAATTCATTTACGGCAAGACTGATGGTTCTGATTTGAGTAAATGGTGTAAAGATTTAAGAGAATATGAGATATTAGAAGGTTGGACTGCAGACCAATGGTGTACATTAATTAAGACATACTTCGTGGAGAACAAGTCGGCAACTATCTTAGGTAGACCTTCAGCAAGATTGAACACGTTACAAAAGCGTGAAAATAAGGAActtttgaaatcaattagAGAGAAGTATGGTAAGGATGGgttgaaagaattgactgataatttagaaaaagCTCAGGAAATAAACGATACGCCTATCCCTGACTCTATCTTAACCCAATTTGGTAAACCTGACCCATCAAAAATTTCCTTTATTGAAACTAACTCGTATAAAAGTGGttccaataatattgaaacagattatattaaagaaaattctttcgataaattattgaagaaagattgTCCAGAAAATTTTCCTATGTTTTTCCACCTTGAAGACTTTAAATCCCAATTCACGACTATAAACTTAGTTATGTCTTCAACTAAAGCTGACCCAGCGTTGTTGCGTTACATGTCAATTTTGGAGGAAATATTCTCATTTCCAATCAAATTACCATCAGGCGAATATATTCCTTATGAAGAAGTCATTTCTAAAATCAATGACGATTTGATCGAATACCAATTAGATAATGGTTTTGACAGTCaatttttagaattaatCAACGTTAAGGTCAAATTCGAAACAAAGAATTATAACAAGGCAATTGAATGGTTATTATACGTTTTAAAGTATTCTGTTATTGAACAATCTAgaattaagattattatcgaaaaaattatcaactcTTTACCAgacaagaaaagaaatggCGAATTGATGATGTATTCTTCTCAATACAGaacattatttaatgactCTACATTAAGGAAGGCCCAAGATTGTCTTAATACagaagaattttataagGACTTACTTCAGAAGATTAATGATGGAAGCTTTCATGAAATCGAGCAGGATTTGAACAACCTAAAGaatcaacttttcaatttgaataatttcaagatatttgtTGTTGGTAATTCCAGTTCGTTATCGACACCGATTTCCTCATGGACTGAATTTGCTAATGATTTTAAGGACAACAACAAGTACGTGTTAGAACCTTTTGAAAAGATGCCTCGCTCATTCCAATTCAAATCTGATATTGGTGTGAAATGTTCAGAAGACGCCTTTATAGTCACCACTCCAGCTACTGAATCAActcatttaatttcatcaacacCAATTCCAACTGATTACTTGGACAAggatattttcaaaatagcTTTGGCAAGTGAATTTTTAACTGCGGTAGAAGGTCCTTTCTGGAGGGGTATCCGTGGTGTAGGTTTAGCATACGGTGCTAGTATTCGTCGTAATATTGAAACGGGTTACTTGAACTTTTCGATTTACAGAGGTGCCGATGCTGAACAGGCATGGCTTACCGGtaaaaagattattgaCGATTATAGTAATGGTACTTTGAAATTCGATACTGTTAGTATTGAAAATGCAGTTGCAGCGATTGTGAATGAGTTAGCAAATGGTGAATCCAATAATTATGATTCCgccaattgcaaaatttctGATAATCTTTTCAAGGGAAGAGGACCAAATTACGGTACCCTTTTCTTGAAGGAGTTAAACATGTTGACTGCAGATGACTTAGTATATACTACAAAGAAATACTTCCAACCTTTGTTTGATGCTAAACATTCCGTTTTATTTACTTGTTTGCCTCCTGCTAAGGCTGAGAGCTTTCAGAAGTTTTTAGTTGATCAAGGTTATAAAGCtacaattgaagaaattaatgcTGACATTGAACACGACTGTGAAAGTTGTAATAGCGATGAAGGAgaaagtgatgaagaaagtgaagaagaaagtgGAGAAGAAAGTGGAGAAgaaagtgatgaagaaagtgatgaagaaagtgaTGATGATGCTATGGTGGCTGATAAATAA
- a CDS encoding DEHA2C13860p (weakly similar to uniprot|Q7S6Y1 Neurospora crassa), with amino-acid sequence MMGYNLQFELKVTPGSNLPRYSDRAILPPSVLSSIIDTYSESSLPHPLIFRAWHNNNSCYIGVKEFSSNEGEILLPRIITDKIGAENDDTVRVELVSNIPKGKSLTLKPLQFYPQIHNWKFFLESKLTNFYTTLTKNSALYIEDGPTVYELYVEAVDESLDTIGIIDTDIILDVIPLNDIMANQQLEFNKNFNHVDSNNINELFLNDEVQIIELKPFTSSDFRPQVYKLDLSNYDKSKPLTVKVTSSNHDYSSLFNLDLVVGLDKLVSLENFRWTTMNDDFDLQFKLENNMTNTYEKMITINMQQDDELLTKIHKIDDDISDHFIYIVPFTWELNGNLTLSITNEQNSPKDSTTIDHNYETSDDTVKCSNCNKAISKDKILLHESFCLRNNVKCSCGLVFLKEIPASHWHCDECNDSAKYGNSSLLKFKHDKLFHEASYECNQCSSTAEFNDFIDLVINHKGSVCPGKLHECRFCFLIVPQGESTFQDKVANLTNHENTCGNKTTECFKCNKILRTKDLPKHLKMHDLDKIQMNQNTKINFNKCSNENCIIIIKDNTSNQLGLCDYCFGSIYTPQHDPTNIKLQSRIERKYMIQLTKGCGFDWCKNNNCKTYNPTRFTGMSHKELLVYINDSLFSSIRTPELPVNKNKPSPPVNRLWFCVNESIQSRKDILYLLSSENEYDEELIYKPINELSVVNEDSVRDWLLHNGVKKT; translated from the coding sequence ATGATGGGATATAACTTACAATTTGAGTTGAAGGTGACGCCTGGATCAAATTTGCCTCGGTATTCTGATCGAGCCATTCTTCCTCCCTCGGTTTTGTCATCGATTATTGATACCTACAGCGAATCGAGTTTGCCCCATCCACTAATATTTAGAGCCTGgcataataataactcCTGTTACATTGGAGTGAAAGAGTTCTCATCAAATGAAGGGGAGATACTTTTGCCTCGCATTATCACTGATAAAATAGGAGCGGAAAATGACGATACTGTAAGAGTTGAATTGGTTAGTAACATTCCCAAAGGTAAATCATTAACATTGAAACCATTACAGTTTTATCCACAAATTCACAACTGGAAGTTTTTCCTTGAATCTAAGTTGACGAACTTCTATACTACCTTGACTAAGAATAGCGCACtttatattgaagatgGGCCTACTGTTTATGAGTTATATGTTGAAGCAGTTGATGAATCATTAGATACAATTGGCATTATAGATACTGATATTATCCTTGACGTCATTCCGTTAAATGATATAATGGCAAACCAGCAACTAGAATTCAATAAGAATTTCAACCATGTagattccaataatattaatgaacTTTTTTTGAACGATGAAGTGCagataattgaattaaaaCCATTTACATCTAGCGATTTCCGACCACAGGTCTACAAATTGgatctttcaaattatgACAAATCAAAACCCTTGACAGTAAAGGTTACTAGTCTGAATCATGATTATTCATCTCTCTTTAATCTTGATTTAGTTGTTGGTTTGGATAAGTTGGTAAGTTTGGAAAACTTTCGATGGACTACCATGAATGACGATTTTGATTTACAAtttaaattagaaaacAATATGACCAATACATACGAAAAGATGATAACTATAAACATGCAACAGGATGACGAACTTTTGACCAAGATTCATAAAATCGATGATGATATATCCGATCATTTCATATACATTGTGCCATTTACATGGGAATTGAACGGGAATCTTACACTCTCCATAACGAACGAACAAAACAGTCCCAAAGATTCTACAACCATTGACCATAATTATGAAACATCTGATGACACTGTTAAGTGTTCGAATTGTAACAAGGCAATATCcaaagataaaattttgcTTCATGAATCATTCTGCTTGAGAAATAATGTCAAGTGTTCTTGTGGTTTGGTATTTTTAAAGGAAATTCCTGCAAGCCACTGGCATTGTGATGAATGCAACGATTCCGCAAAATATGGAAATTCATCATTGCTTAAGTTCAAGCACGATAAGTTGTTTCATGAAGCGTCTTATGAATGTAATCAATGCTCTAGCACCGcagaatttaatgattttatagACCTAGTCATTAACCACAAGGGATCTGTATGTCCCGGGAAACTCCACGAATGCCGGTTTTGTTTTTTGATAGTACCACAAGGGGAGTCCACCTTTCAAGATAAGGTAGCCAATCTAACGAACCATGAAAACACTTGCGGCAACAAGACCACCGAGTGCTTTAAGTGCAACAAAATACTAAGAACAAAAGACTTGCCCAAACACTTGAAGATGCATGACCTCGATAAGATACAAATGAACCAGAATActaaaatcaattttaacAAGTGTCTGAATGAGAATTGtattataataatcaaGGATAACACAAGTAACCAGCTAGGACTCTGTGATTACTGCTTTGGCTCGATATACACACCCCAACACGATCCCACCAACATCAAACTCCAGAGCAGAATCGAGAGGAAGTATATGATCCAATTAACGAAGGGATGTGGCTTTGACTGGTGCAAAAATAACAATTGCAAAACCTACAATCCCACCCGTTTCACAGGTATGTCCCACAAAGAACTTCTAGTCTACATCAACGACTCCTTATTCTCCAGCATCCGCACTCCCGAACTCCCAGTCAACAAGAATAAACCATCTCCCCCGGTAAACAGGCTATGGTTCTGTGTTAATGAGTCAATTCAACTGCGCAAGGACATCCTCTATCTCTTATCATCCGAGAACGAATACGACGAAGAACTAATTTACAAGCCGATTAACGAGCTATCAGTCGTAAATGAAGACTCAGTGAGGGACTGGCTTCTACATAATGGTGTCAAAAAGACGTAG
- a CDS encoding DEHA2C13882p (similar to uniprot|P09232 Saccharomyces cerevisiae YEL060C PRB1 Vacuolar proteinase B (yscB)), translating into MLLSRSVAISILATLGVQGLVIPSVDEVIDVFGKNNEKGVVSSNNALGQAASSVASSLNVELLSVKEAAPVANAESVRDIIPNKYIVVFKEGLSADEIQFHQEWVAAEHANLMGNLGENDPFMHAIKELDIAGGISDSFNINNLLSGYTGFFNEATINMIRRNPLVKFVEKDSMVYASEFDTQKGAPWGLARVSHREPLSLNSFNQYLYDTEGGKGVTAYIIDTGVNVDHDEFKGRAKWGSTIPEGDADVDGNGHGTHCAGTIGSNAYGVAKGANLVAVKVLRSNGSGSMSDVVKGVEFATKAHLEAAKENKKGFKGSTANMSLGGGKSPALDLVVNAAVKAGIHFAVAAGNENQDACNTSPASAENAITVGASTIADARAYFSNYGKCVDIFAPGLNILSTYIGSDSATATLSGTSMASPHICGLLSYYLSLQPSGDSQFAMSGSGVSPNQLKKNLIHYGSKGVLSDIPEDGTPNVLAFNGAGHNLTEFWNDAEQQQVSDKETKLSAKLSNFESKVEKLIYKAEHESEGLYNDIKNLVDDAYKNSN; encoded by the coding sequence atgttaTTATCAAGATCCGTTGCTATTTCCATTTTGGCTACCTTGGGGGTCCAAGGTTTAGTCATTCCATCAGTAGATGAAGTCATTGATGTTTTTGGAAAAAATAACGAAAAAGGTGTTGTGTCGAGCAATAATGCATTAGGACAAGCTGCAAGCAGTGTAGCTTCTAGCTTAAATGTGGAGTTATTATCGGTCAAGGAGGCAGCGCCAGTGGCCAATGCCGAGTCGGTCAGAGATATCAttccaaataaatatattgttGTTTTCAAGGAAGGATTGAGTGCAGACGAAATCCAATTCCACCAAGAGTGGGTTGCTGCTGAACATGCTAATTTGATGGGTAACTTGGGCGAAAACGATCCATTTATGCATGCTATCAAAGAGTTGGATATCGCAGGCGGTATCCTGGACTCcttcaacatcaacaaTTTGTTATCTGGTTACACCGGATTCTTCAACGAGGCTACTATTAACATGATTCGTCGTAACCCATTGGTTAAGTTTGTTGAGAAGGACTCCATGGTCTATGCATCTGAATTTGACACCCAAAAGGGAGCTCCATGGGGTTTAGCCAGAGTGTCCCACAGAGAACCATTGAGCTTGAACTCATTCAACCAATATCTTTACGATACTGAAGGTGGTAAGGGTGTTACTgcttatattattgatactGGTGTCAATGTGGACCATGACGAATTCAAGGGTAGAGCCAAGTGGGGTTCCACCATCCCTGAGGGAGATGCTGATGTCGATGGTAATGGACACGGTACCCATTGTGCTGGTACTATTGGATCCAATGCTTATGGTGTTGCCAAGGGCGCAAACCTTGTTGCCGTCAAGGTTTTAAGATCCAATGGATCTGGTAGTATGTCTGATGTTGTCAAGGGTGTTGAATTTGCTACCAAGGCACATTTAGAAGCTGCCAAGGAAAATAAGAAGGGATTCAAGGGTTCCACCGCTAACATGTCGTTAGGTGGTGGTAAATCCCCAGCATTGGACTTGGTTGTTAATGCTGCTGTTAAGGCTGGTATTCATTTTGCTGTTGCCGCTGGTAACGAAAACCAGGATGCATGTAACACCTCTCCAGCCAGTGCTGAAAATGCTATCACTGTCGGTGCTTCAACCATTGCTGACGCTAGAGCATACTTCTCCAACTACGGTAAGTGTGTTGACATTTTCGCCCCTGGTTTGAACATTTTGTCCACTTACATTGGTTCCGACTCCGCCACTGCTACCTTATCTGGTACCTCCATGGCCTCTCCACATATCTGTGGTTTATTGTCCTACTACCTCTCTTTGCAACCAAGTGGTGATTCTCAATTCGCCATGTCAGGTAGTGGTGTGTCTCCAaaccaattgaagaagaacttGATCCATTATGGTTCCAAGGGTGTCTTAAGTGATATTCCAGAAGATGGCACTCCTAACGTCTTAGCTTTCAATGGTGCTGGCCATAACTTAACCGAATTCTGGAACGATGCTGAGCAACAACAAGTTTCTGACAAAGAAACAAAGCTTTCCGCCAAACTTTCTAATTTCGAATCTAAAGTCGAAAAGTTGATTTATAAAGCTGAACACGAAAGTGAAGGCTTATATAACGATATTAAGAATTTGGTGGACGATGCCTACAAGAATTCCAATTAG
- a CDS encoding DEHA2C13904p (highly similar to uniprot|P06104 Saccharomyces cerevisiae YGL058W RAD6 Ubiquitin-conjugating enzyme (E2)) codes for MSTPAKRRLMRDFKRMQQDAPSGVSASPLPDNVMSWNAVIIGPADTPFEDGTFRLILQFDEQYPNKPPSVKFISEMFHPNVYASGELCLDILQNRWSPTYDVSSILTSIQSLLNDPNISSPANVEAANLYKDHRSQYIKRVRETVENSWNEDDEDEDEDEDEDIDDAE; via the exons ATGTCCACGCCAGCTAAAAGAAGACTTATGCGTGATTTTAAG CGTATGCAACAGGACGCGCCGAGTGGAGTCTCTGCATCTCCTTTACCAGACAATGTTATGAGTTG GAATGCAGTTATCATAGGTCCAGCCGATACGCCGTTTGAAGATGGTACATTTCGATTAATCCTACAATTTGATGAACAGTATCCAAACAAACCACCGTCGGTTAAGTTTATTAGTGAAATGTTTCACCCAAATGTTTATGCATCAGGCGAATTGTGTTTGgatattttgcaaaatagATGGTCGCCCACGTATGATGTGTCGAGTATCTTAACGTCCATCCAGTCATTATTAAACGACCCTAATATAAGCTCTCCTGCAAATGTGGAGGCGGCCAACTTGTATAAAGATCATAGATCCCAGTATATTAAGAGAGTGAGAGAAACAGTGGAAAACAGTTGGaacgaagatgatgaagatgaagacgaagatgaGGACGAAGACATCGATGACGCTGAGTAA
- a CDS encoding DEHA2C13926p (similar to CA5320|IPF2147 Candida albicans), which translates to MNSMIVGRSTLRCGIINPRIFKFTHLRYSTSTENVKKEEKSPEQAKKEAAELAMQSIKDLGGLFSSSSSDDATQPIETKPVFQNPKLFGSLSLLHQGQVLKELQAKFDSKWTKLTLEDKRLGYYIYFGDWGVREDFKNWNTNEAPYDLPFHIPSKVKTTKPTNTTKINKINPPVILSETPVRTKQFDFKRVDGVSKFFIYLTIFISMLAIYRDKNYGEEFRPAEVIIEDEYENQRQARQARQEQLEHELLKKLDDEKKSSRKWYYLWLK; encoded by the coding sequence atgaattcgATGATAGTCGGTAGATCCACCTTAAGGTGTGGGATTATAAACCCAAGGATATTTAAATTCACTCATTTGAGATATTCTACGTCGACTGAAAATGTTAAGAAAGAGGAAAAGAGTCCAGAACAAGCTAAGAAAGAAGCTGCAGAATTAGCTATGCAATCTATTAAAGATTTAGGTGGTCttttttcttcgtcttcgTCTGACGATGCTACTCAACCGATTGAAACCAAACCTGtttttcaaaatccaaAATTGTTTGGAAGTTTAAGCTTACTCCATCAAGGACAagtattgaaagaattacAAGCTAAATTTGACCTGAAATGGACAAAGTTGACATTAGAAGACAAGAGATTAGGATACTACATTTACTTTGGAGACTGGGGTGTTAGGgaagattttaaaaattggAATACTAATGAAGCACCTTACGATTTACCATTTCATATCCCGAGTAAAGTGAAAACTACGAAGCCAACAAACACCACGAAGATTAATAAGATAAACCCCCCTGTGATATTATCCGAAACACCTGTTAGAACTAAGCAATTTGACTTCAAAAGAGTAGACGGAGTTTCAAAgttctttatttatttgactatatttatatctatGCTTGCAATCTACAGAGACAAAAACTACGGCGAAGAATTCAGACCCGCAGAGGTTATCATCGAGGATGAGTACGAAAATCAAAGACAAGCCAGACAAGCCAGACAAGAACAACTAGAACATGAACTTTTGAAAAAACTCGACGACGAAAAGAAACTGTCCCGCAAATGGTATTACTTATGGTTAAAATAA
- a CDS encoding DEHA2C13948p (similar to CA5244|IPF3043 Candida albicans) — MNVTSKGYYTSDYLNNVTRNRHVGSPDNERKQYDYFSRNRAHSPRTATSITGDGSPSSTRSRTPVARSRTPLSRPRTPSEMNDAKGARPQCSESSSSPGSPLSSPVVENFNATMGKASGTKSASKEDVIYDPDYLEQGITPAELNVLQNKNSPSYPQKIPRDKALINGKSIRQPVKYSQGDYYIKQKQRYDGSPYKPKFYTHKTFRDVFEDEQELSEKYNPMESVFDDPETKREQDQSQRLKRAFKTIQTKLGKDNYNEYDYYKNRDISPSERRDVFINATATNTGNDDDENDLNNKIYLTEEERKQLKKNKNFKNVWKRKLKKASKELGKDYSNNLNYSNGRIEDIPSAEPIVLEPEEPKEIGNLGTSSSNGPEFHPLWNYILSWLAYDQTEPPACQEEPIANNNFRSKMKHGMNKDAVKFDMRNIKKNYKGVVNRWGQPASALFNNGQIPRNQKGLMRNSGGSVIAAPPGMLDDSSQEFVIEVDDGNDEESYVDEELYYDPTSRQLQRNPPTSFSSLYPQTRFNKQRRQSVLDSSKGPVAIISNLNTLIKNIKIMRIIFAPIDIIAMNFPNLQTLVIMIELVIFLWLLYELSLLIDALCMMVKAVCAPMIAMGRFMNRIM; from the coding sequence ATGAATGTTACCAGCAAAGGGTATTATACGTCAGATTACCTCAATAACGTCACCAGAAATCGACATGTTGGGCTGCCTGATAACGAAAGGAAGCAATATGATTACTTCAGTCGGAACAGAGCCCATAGTCCACGTACAGCCACAAGTATTACAGGAGATGGTTCACCGAGCTCGACTAGGTCAAGGACTCCTGTGGCTAGATCCAGGACACCATTATCACGGCCAAGGACACCTTCAGAGATGAATGATGCAAAAGGCGCAAGGCCCCAATGTTCAGAGAGTTCGAGCCTGCCAGGGTCGCCATTATCATCTCCAGTTGTGGAAAACTTCAATGCAACCATGGGGAAAGCATCAGGGACCAAGTCTGCTTCTAAGGAAGACGTTATCTATGATCCGGATTACTTAGAGCAAGGAATAACCCCGGCGGAGTTAAATGTTCTTCAGAATAAGAACTCTCCAAGTTACCCACAAAAGATTCCAAGAGATAAAGCGTTGATAAACGGAAAGTCAATTAGACAGCCTGTAAAGTATTCTCAGGGGGACTATTACATTAAGCAGAAGCAAAGGTATGATGGTTCTCCATACAAACCCAAGTTTTATACTCATAAGACGTTCCGGGATgtttttgaagatgagCAGGAGTTACTGGAAAAATATAACCCTATGGAATCCGTATTTGATGACCCTGAAACGAAAAGGGAACAGGATCAAAGTCAGAGACTTAAAAGAGCTTTTAAAACAATTCAGACTAAACTAGGTAAAGATAACTACAACGAATACgattattataaaaataGAGATATATCTCCCAGCGAAAGGAGGgatgtatttattaatgcAACGGCCACTAACACTGGCAATGATGACGACGAAAATGACTtgaacaataaaatatacttgacggaagaagaaaggaagcaattgaagaaaaataaaaacttTAAAAATGTATGGAAAAGAAAGTTGAAGAAAGcttcaaaagaattaggTAAGGATTATTCCAATAATCTTAATTACTCAAATGGTCGGATAGAGGATATTCCATCAGCTGAACCAATAGTACTTGAACCAGAAGAACCAAAGGAGATAGGTAATTTAGGTACCTCTTCCAGTAACGGTCCAGAATTTCATCCTCTATGGAACTATATACTATCTTGGTTGGCGTATGATCAAACTGAACCACCAGCGTGTCAAGAGGAACCAATAGCTAATAATAACTTTAGATCAAAAATGAAACACGGTATGAATAAAGATGCCGTCAAATTCGACATGAGAAacataaagaaaaattataaaggCGTGGTAAACAGATGGGGTCAGCCAGCTTCtgcattatttaataatggGCAAATTCCTCGGAATCAAAAAGGCTTAATGAGGAACCTGGGGGGTTCAGTAATTGCGGCTCCTCCAGGAATGCTCGATGATCTGTCACAAGAGTTTGTTATCGAAGTTGATGATGGAAATGACGAAGAAAGCTATGTAGATGAGGAACTATACTATGATCCTACTAGTAGGCAGTTGCAAAGAAATCCACCGACGTCATTTTCGTCCTTATATCCCCAAACCAGGTTTAACAAGCAGAGAAGACAATCGGTCTTGGACTCATCAAAAGGTCCGGTTGCTatcatttcaaatttgaacaCTCTcattaagaatattaaaataatgagaattatttttgcaCCCATCGATATTATTGCTATGAATTTTCCAAACTTGCAGACGttagtaataatgattGAGTTAGTGATCTTTTTATGGCTCCTCTACGAATTGAGTCTCTTAATTGATGCATTGTGCATGATGGTGAAAGCTGTATGTGCACCTATGATTGCAATGGGAAGATTCATGAATAGAATTATGTAA